From Terriglobia bacterium, one genomic window encodes:
- the cpaB gene encoding Flp pilus assembly protein CpaB — protein sequence MGTQRLGIALVAALVISIAITSIFYVRITRSQSSSAPSTKRVIAAAVSVQPGIPLTAESLTEINWPANVPLEGLIEKKEDAIGRVPIYALEPKEPVQKRGLASSGSFGLSAKIPDGMRATSVKTNEVMNIAGFIFPGSHVDVLVTLRGENNTSSTTHTVLQNVQVLATGTKTDPDPNGKPENVSVVTLLVTPEESEKLALAQSQATQNQGSIHFVLRNGGDAARPNTAPVDMAELAGTPKKAPQPQLHAKRTPAPKAPEGYTVETLSGGKITVAKFPATN from the coding sequence ATGGGAACACAAAGACTTGGTATCGCTCTGGTTGCTGCCTTGGTTATTTCAATCGCCATCACTTCAATCTTTTACGTTCGTATTACGCGCTCCCAGTCTTCTTCCGCTCCCTCTACAAAACGCGTGATTGCGGCCGCAGTCTCCGTACAGCCCGGTATTCCGCTCACTGCGGAAAGCCTGACGGAGATCAATTGGCCGGCGAATGTTCCGCTGGAAGGGTTGATCGAGAAGAAAGAAGATGCCATTGGCCGTGTGCCGATATATGCGCTGGAGCCAAAAGAGCCGGTGCAAAAACGTGGCCTCGCCTCCAGCGGGAGCTTCGGCCTCTCCGCCAAGATTCCAGACGGCATGCGCGCCACTTCCGTGAAGACCAATGAAGTAATGAACATTGCCGGCTTCATCTTCCCTGGTTCGCATGTGGATGTGCTGGTCACGCTGCGCGGCGAAAACAATACCTCCAGCACCACGCACACTGTGCTGCAGAACGTGCAGGTGCTGGCGACAGGTACCAAAACCGATCCCGATCCCAACGGCAAGCCAGAAAATGTGAGCGTGGTTACCCTGTTGGTCACGCCGGAAGAATCCGAAAAGCTGGCGCTGGCGCAAAGCCAGGCGACGCAAAACCAGGGCAGCATTCATTTTGTTCTACGGAATGGCGGCGATGCCGCCCGTCCGAATACCGCCCCCGTGGACATGGCCGAGTTGGCCGGGACACCAAAAAAAGCTCCCCAGCCGCAGTTGCATGCCAAACGGACGCCTGCGCCCAAGGCGCCTGAAGGTTACACGGTGGAAACGCTTTCTGGCGGCAAGATCACGGTTGCCAAATTTCCGGCAACCAACTGA
- a CDS encoding A24 family peptidase has translation MRLKHISTAGGMLRFNFLPSMNLAQIIPTLATAVAVTAAITDVRDRRIPNRLTYLAMIAGLVLQAAVHGWRGLLQSLAGGLLFGGVFLIFHLVRAMGAGDVKLAAALGCIIGPAGSWQVMFATAVAGGALAILVMVFTGRVLKTLRNTLAVVGFHAVHGLRTHPEVNLDNPTAVRLPYGLAFAAGTLYWAFLMPMWR, from the coding sequence ATGAGGCTTAAACACATTTCCACCGCAGGCGGTATGCTGCGGTTCAACTTTTTGCCATCTATGAACCTGGCTCAAATCATTCCGACTCTGGCGACCGCAGTTGCTGTAACTGCGGCCATCACCGACGTTCGCGACCGGCGTATACCAAACCGGCTTACGTATCTCGCCATGATCGCCGGCCTTGTGCTGCAAGCTGCGGTTCATGGTTGGCGCGGTTTGCTCCAGAGTCTGGCTGGCGGTCTTCTGTTTGGCGGCGTTTTCTTGATCTTTCACCTGGTCCGCGCCATGGGCGCGGGCGACGTGAAACTGGCGGCAGCGCTGGGCTGCATCATTGGACCGGCCGGGTCGTGGCAGGTGATGTTTGCCACCGCGGTTGCCGGAGGCGCGCTTGCCATATTGGTTATGGTTTTCACCGGCCGCGTGTTGAAGACGCTGCGCAATACGCTGGCTGTTGTCGGCTTTCACGCGGTCCACGGACTTCGCACACACCCTGAAGTCAATTTGGATAACCCCACTGCGGTACGCCTGCCTTACGGGCTCGCGTTTGCCGCAGGCACCCTGTACTGGGCATTTTTAATGCCGATGTGGAGATAA
- a CDS encoding Flp family type IVb pilin, translating to MTFAQFVKNLHREESGQDLLEYALVLAAVLTAVVAGSASLAGDIGQAITTINARIQAAVA from the coding sequence ATGACATTCGCACAGTTCGTGAAAAACCTGCATCGTGAAGAGTCGGGCCAAGACCTGCTTGAGTATGCATTGGTCCTGGCAGCCGTTCTGACGGCGGTTGTCGCAGGCTCAGCCAGCCTGGCTGGTGATATCGGCCAAGCGATCACCACAATCAACGCCCGCATTCAAGCTGCGGTCGCTTAA
- a CDS encoding (2Fe-2S)-binding protein — MPSITLIVNGAEHKTECASEEPLLSVLRNRLGLTGTKYGCGEGQCGACTVLVRGKATRSCRTPAESVAGQKIVTIEGLTANGHLHSLQQAFLDEEAFQCGYCTSGMIMSAHSVLAAHPHPSDEEIIQFMDGNVCRCGTYPRIMAAIRRAAQGTKKP; from the coding sequence ATGCCATCCATTACCCTGATTGTGAACGGAGCTGAACACAAGACCGAGTGTGCGTCCGAAGAGCCTTTGCTCTCGGTCCTGCGTAACCGGCTTGGCCTGACCGGTACCAAGTACGGCTGTGGTGAAGGCCAATGCGGCGCTTGTACGGTTTTGGTACGGGGCAAAGCCACTCGCTCTTGCCGCACTCCTGCTGAGTCTGTGGCCGGGCAAAAGATCGTGACCATTGAGGGCCTTACGGCAAATGGTCATTTGCACTCTTTACAGCAGGCGTTTCTCGATGAAGAGGCCTTCCAATGCGGATACTGCACATCGGGGATGATCATGTCCGCGCACTCAGTGCTCGCGGCGCACCCTCATCCTTCCGATGAAGAGATCATCCAGTTCATGGACGGCAATGTTTGCCGCTGCGGCACATATCCACGGATCATGGCTGCTATCCGCCGCGCCGCTCAGGGAACAAAGAAGCCATGA
- a CDS encoding molybdopterin-dependent oxidoreductase, with product MKELTPTRPYIDLLEAEQHTVEPLRHLFDVNRRDLFRLLGAGVVVGICRPGVFAQESGRGGRSEEIPHDVASWLHIGADGKITVFTGKVEMGQNIRTSLAQQVAEELRTQTNSITMIMGDTDLTPFDLGTFGSRSTPQMGSQLRKVAVVAREMLLDMAAQRWQADRNSLVAHDGAITNSRTKESFSYSELTRGQNLVKVVADDSALTPATQWHVAGTSVPKVDGKAFVTGAHKYTSDLAQAGMLYGAILRPTAFNATLVSLDSKEAEKLPDIKIVRDGDFVGIAAPDPQTALNARQVLKAEWSAPHQISEAALFDSLRQGTEGEARRGGFGGGRETGSVQTAMASAAKTLSQTYTAAYIQHAPLEPRAALAEWEGNKLTVWTGTQRPFGVREELSTAFHIPLNQVRVIVPDTGSAYGGKHTGECAVEAARLAKAAGKPVKLVWTRQEEFTWAYFRPAGVIDVKSGIAADGTLVAWEFHNYNSGPAGINTPYSVANQKSEFHPAKNPPLRQGSYRGLAATANHFARESYMDELAHLASMDPLAFRLKNITDARLRAAFETAAERFGWGKQKATPTRGFGIAGGFEKGGYLATCAEIAVDRSMGRIKIVRVVQSFDCGAVVNPNGLRNQISGAIVQGIGGALFEAIHFDNGRISNPYFADYRLPRFSDVPQIEVELIDRKDQPSMGAGETPLMGLAPAVAGAIFNATGIRLRSLPLMAKPLPAA from the coding sequence ATGAAAGAGCTGACGCCAACGCGCCCCTATATCGACCTGCTGGAAGCGGAACAACATACGGTGGAGCCGCTAAGGCACCTTTTTGACGTTAACCGTCGCGATCTGTTTAGGCTTTTAGGGGCAGGGGTGGTGGTGGGTATATGCAGGCCTGGCGTGTTCGCGCAGGAATCGGGCCGCGGCGGCCGTAGTGAAGAAATCCCGCATGACGTTGCTTCATGGCTGCATATCGGCGCCGATGGAAAGATCACGGTCTTTACCGGCAAGGTGGAGATGGGCCAGAACATCCGCACCTCACTGGCCCAGCAAGTAGCGGAAGAGCTGCGCACTCAGACGAATTCAATCACCATGATCATGGGAGACACGGACCTCACCCCGTTCGATCTGGGCACGTTTGGGAGCCGATCTACTCCGCAAATGGGATCGCAGCTCCGCAAGGTAGCGGTCGTGGCGCGTGAAATGCTTCTTGATATGGCGGCGCAGCGCTGGCAAGCCGATCGCAATTCGCTGGTGGCGCACGACGGCGCTATTACCAACTCGCGTACGAAAGAAAGCTTCAGCTACAGTGAGCTCACGCGCGGCCAGAATCTGGTGAAGGTCGTAGCGGATGACTCCGCTCTTACACCAGCCACGCAATGGCATGTGGCTGGAACGTCAGTGCCAAAAGTGGATGGCAAGGCCTTTGTTACCGGCGCACACAAATACACTTCTGACCTGGCGCAAGCAGGCATGCTTTATGGGGCCATTCTGCGTCCGACGGCGTTCAACGCAACACTGGTTTCATTGGACTCAAAAGAAGCAGAGAAGCTTCCTGACATTAAGATCGTACGTGATGGAGATTTCGTCGGCATCGCGGCTCCTGATCCGCAGACGGCACTCAATGCCCGCCAGGTGCTGAAGGCCGAATGGAGTGCGCCACATCAGATTTCCGAAGCTGCGCTCTTCGATTCCTTGCGCCAGGGCACCGAGGGCGAAGCACGCAGAGGCGGCTTTGGCGGGGGACGTGAAACCGGTTCGGTCCAAACGGCGATGGCCTCGGCGGCAAAGACTCTGTCGCAAACCTATACCGCGGCCTATATTCAGCATGCGCCGCTGGAGCCGCGCGCCGCCCTTGCGGAGTGGGAGGGCAACAAGCTCACCGTGTGGACAGGCACGCAGCGGCCGTTTGGCGTGCGGGAAGAATTGTCAACGGCATTTCACATCCCACTCAATCAAGTGCGGGTGATCGTTCCTGATACTGGCTCGGCATACGGTGGCAAGCACACTGGCGAGTGCGCCGTGGAAGCCGCGCGTCTGGCCAAAGCCGCCGGCAAGCCGGTGAAGCTGGTGTGGACGCGACAGGAAGAGTTTACATGGGCTTATTTCCGGCCTGCAGGCGTGATTGACGTCAAGAGCGGAATCGCCGCGGACGGCACGCTGGTGGCTTGGGAGTTTCATAACTACAACTCCGGACCGGCAGGCATTAACACGCCGTACAGCGTCGCAAATCAGAAGAGTGAATTTCATCCTGCAAAGAATCCGCCGCTACGGCAGGGATCGTATCGCGGCCTAGCAGCTACGGCCAATCATTTTGCCCGCGAGAGCTACATGGACGAACTGGCCCATCTTGCCAGCATGGACCCGCTTGCCTTTCGATTAAAAAACATTACAGACGCACGGCTGCGCGCCGCGTTTGAAACCGCAGCCGAGCGTTTTGGCTGGGGCAAGCAGAAGGCGACGCCTACGCGCGGATTCGGCATCGCAGGCGGCTTTGAAAAAGGCGGTTACCTGGCAACATGCGCGGAGATTGCTGTAGACCGCTCCATGGGACGGATAAAGATCGTTCGCGTAGTGCAGTCTTTTGACTGTGGCGCTGTGGTCAATCCGAACGGTTTGCGCAACCAGATCTCAGGCGCCATTGTGCAAGGCATCGGCGGGGCCTTGTTTGAAGCCATACACTTCGACAATGGCCGCATCAGCAATCCTTACTTCGCCGATTATCGCCTGCCCCGCTTCAGTGATGTTCCCCAGATTGAGGTCGAGTTGATTGACCGCAAAGATCAGCCTTCCATGGGCGCCGGAGAAACGCCGCTCATGGGCTTGGCCCCGGCAGTGGCTGGCGCGATCTTTAACGCTACAGGAATTCGCTTGCGCAGCTTGCCGTTGATGGCAAAGCCGCTGCCCGCCGCTTAG
- a CDS encoding lactonase family protein: MNLWYRLILTMGAIWLAATFFATIGHAEDDADGGRVYVLTNKLAGNTVVSLQRNQDGSLTRLEEVSTGGLGSGPLPLPPPIGGPNPLDSQDALIATPDGRFLLAVNAGSNEVSVMVITKEGLVLADKVSSNGEYPVSLSLHGSLVYVLNSHGNPNINGFNLDDSGKLNPIPDSTRSAGSPTADPAQIAFSPDGNTLIVTERLANLIDVFQMTKRGTPGAHTQLVSNNHTPFGAAFGRGRIIAITETNERIPRIPVINGASVSTYRIEPTGELVAVSAAVPDHQSAACWIRFVPNGHFAYVSNTGSGTLSSYAVSPHGELVLAEEIAADTGGPQSVPIDLAITPNGEFLYVLSSLLGTVQGYRIERNGTLTHVSSTDGFPISVQGIVTQ; the protein is encoded by the coding sequence ATGAATTTATGGTATCGGCTGATCTTGACTATGGGAGCGATCTGGCTGGCGGCAACTTTTTTTGCGACCATTGGACACGCCGAGGATGATGCCGATGGAGGCAGAGTATATGTTCTGACAAATAAGCTGGCAGGTAATACCGTAGTTTCCCTGCAGCGTAATCAGGATGGATCATTGACGCGTTTGGAGGAAGTATCAACCGGCGGTCTTGGCAGCGGTCCTCTTCCTCTGCCTCCGCCTATCGGTGGCCCCAACCCTCTTGATTCGCAGGATGCCCTGATTGCCACTCCTGATGGCAGATTCCTGCTTGCGGTCAATGCCGGAAGCAATGAGGTTTCAGTAATGGTCATCACCAAGGAAGGCTTGGTATTGGCCGACAAAGTCAGTTCCAATGGCGAATATCCGGTCAGCCTCTCGCTCCATGGAAGCCTGGTATATGTCTTAAATTCCCATGGAAATCCCAACATCAACGGATTCAATCTGGATGATTCCGGTAAGCTGAATCCGATTCCTGATTCAACCCGCAGCGCGGGCAGCCCCACGGCAGATCCAGCCCAGATAGCGTTCTCGCCAGACGGCAATACGCTCATTGTCACTGAGAGACTGGCCAACCTAATCGATGTTTTCCAAATGACCAAAAGAGGAACTCCGGGCGCACATACTCAGCTCGTATCCAACAACCACACGCCCTTTGGAGCCGCTTTCGGGCGAGGGCGCATCATTGCGATTACGGAGACGAACGAACGTATTCCCCGCATTCCAGTGATAAATGGAGCCAGTGTCTCTACTTATCGCATTGAACCCACGGGCGAGTTGGTTGCGGTGAGCGCGGCGGTTCCGGATCATCAAAGCGCGGCCTGTTGGATCCGATTTGTTCCGAATGGCCACTTTGCCTACGTCTCCAATACCGGCAGCGGCACTCTTTCTTCCTATGCAGTATCACCCCACGGCGAGCTGGTGCTGGCGGAGGAAATAGCCGCAGATACAGGCGGTCCCCAAAGCGTTCCCATTGATCTTGCCATCACTCCGAACGGCGAATTTCTTTATGTCCTGAGTTCATTGCTCGGGACGGTCCAGGGTTATCGAATCGAGCGGAACGGCACCTTGACGCATGTCTCGAGCACTGATGGGTTTCCGATCAGCGTACAAGGGATTGTCACGCAGTAA
- a CDS encoding lactonase family protein: protein MKRKASLTQKSVLGILTVCICLFLGGGASAENHDQKAPASGAVYVLTNLIEGNTVVVYHRSADGTLTRVSEVPTGGRGSGPGELPPGFGDGPGPNPLDSQDGLVLTDDGHFLLAVNSRSNDVSVFAVHNDELRLVDRVSSNGNFPVSIAHHKNLIYVLNEGESPDEFFGGVPNMSGFWLDNDGKLHPIAHSTIVTGTPDSGPSEAAITPDGKYLVITEMFTNLIKAFAVQESGLLAEKLTIAANNPTPLAVDFGHNNLVAITEGNDTGHRVGSPNGATLSTYRMTDGGWLEPISRATHVNKTGTCWVRFSADGRFAFTGDTGSGTVSTFSVSREGELTLLSSADTGGVASVPIDLALSRDGRFLYVLASFSGAVKGFRIENDGSLTPVGSANGLPITIQGIVAR from the coding sequence ATGAAACGGAAAGCATCTCTCACGCAGAAATCCGTATTAGGCATCCTGACCGTCTGTATTTGTCTGTTCCTGGGCGGTGGAGCTTCCGCGGAAAACCATGACCAGAAGGCCCCTGCAAGTGGAGCAGTGTATGTCTTAACCAACCTGATTGAAGGCAATACCGTAGTTGTGTACCATCGGAGCGCGGATGGCACATTGACGCGCGTCAGTGAAGTTCCTACAGGCGGGCGCGGCAGCGGTCCCGGCGAACTGCCTCCCGGATTTGGCGATGGTCCCGGCCCCAATCCGCTGGATTCACAAGATGGCCTTGTTCTGACCGACGATGGACATTTCCTGCTTGCAGTCAATTCACGCAGCAATGATGTTTCAGTTTTTGCCGTGCATAACGACGAACTGCGCCTGGTGGATCGTGTATCTTCTAATGGCAATTTTCCCGTCAGCATTGCCCACCACAAGAATTTGATCTACGTGCTGAATGAAGGTGAGAGTCCGGACGAGTTCTTCGGCGGCGTGCCCAACATGTCAGGCTTTTGGCTGGATAACGACGGAAAGCTGCATCCAATTGCCCATTCAACCATCGTGACGGGCACACCGGATTCCGGCCCTTCCGAAGCAGCTATTACTCCAGACGGCAAGTATCTCGTTATTACCGAGATGTTCACAAACCTCATCAAGGCATTCGCGGTGCAAGAAAGTGGATTGTTAGCTGAAAAGTTAACAATAGCGGCAAATAATCCTACACCTCTCGCTGTGGATTTCGGCCATAACAATCTGGTGGCAATCACCGAGGGGAATGACACCGGGCATCGCGTTGGTTCTCCGAATGGAGCCACGCTCTCCACTTACAGAATGACGGACGGGGGCTGGCTGGAGCCCATCAGCAGGGCCACCCATGTGAACAAAACAGGAACTTGCTGGGTGCGCTTTAGCGCCGATGGACGATTTGCCTTTACCGGCGACACCGGAAGCGGGACAGTGTCTACGTTTTCCGTGTCTCGCGAAGGCGAGTTGACGTTGCTGAGCAGCGCCGATACCGGCGGGGTAGCAAGCGTCCCGATTGATCTGGCCCTCTCACGGGATGGCCGGTTCCTGTATGTTCTGGCTTCTTTCAGCGGCGCGGTCAAAGGGTTCCGGATTGAGAATGACGGATCTTTGACTCCTGTCGGCAGTGCCAACGGTCTTCCTATAACCATCCAGGGAATTGTCGCGCGATAA
- the accC gene encoding acetyl-CoA carboxylase biotin carboxylase subunit: MFKNVLIANRGEIAVRIICACKELGLKTVAVYSEADSESSHVRLADAAVCIGSPRPADSYLNIPAVMSAADIADADAIHPGYGLLSENARFAEICEGSKIKFIGPPPSVIRLMGEKEKARQAMKESHIPILPGSDGVIATAEDAAQWARQIGFPVIVKACAGGGGRGMRVIRSQAELEKSFNAAQSEAKAAFGNGSLYMEKFIERPRHIEFQVLGDSYGNVVCLGERECSIQRRHQKLLEESPSMHVSEDLRHRVSRALESCLSSIGYVNAGTVEFLMDERGNLHFIEMNTRVQVEHPVTEMVTGIDIVKSQLLIAGGACINDLVPSVTRYGHAIECRINAEHPEKFTPSAGTIKTFRLPGGNGIRIDTAAYAGATIPPYYDSLVAKLITHGRDRTEAIMRMRRALEMFEVEGIHTTIPLHRRILDDDGFAEGNIDTKYLERLFAPQNSARAA; the protein is encoded by the coding sequence GTGTTCAAAAACGTTCTGATCGCAAATCGTGGTGAAATCGCAGTGCGAATCATCTGCGCGTGCAAGGAACTAGGCCTTAAAACGGTGGCCGTTTACAGTGAGGCTGATTCTGAATCCAGCCATGTGCGGCTCGCGGATGCAGCAGTCTGCATAGGCTCCCCGCGTCCTGCCGATAGTTATTTAAATATCCCCGCAGTGATGAGCGCGGCGGATATTGCCGATGCGGACGCCATTCATCCGGGCTACGGCTTGTTAAGCGAGAATGCGCGCTTTGCCGAGATCTGCGAGGGCAGCAAAATCAAGTTCATCGGTCCGCCTCCTAGTGTGATTCGGCTTATGGGAGAAAAAGAAAAGGCCCGGCAGGCGATGAAGGAATCCCATATTCCCATCCTCCCCGGATCTGACGGCGTGATCGCGACTGCGGAAGATGCAGCGCAGTGGGCCAGGCAGATTGGATTTCCCGTTATTGTGAAAGCTTGCGCCGGCGGTGGCGGGAGAGGCATGCGTGTAATCCGCAGCCAGGCTGAACTCGAAAAATCATTCAACGCGGCACAATCGGAAGCGAAAGCCGCATTCGGCAATGGCAGCTTGTACATGGAAAAATTCATTGAGCGGCCGCGCCATATTGAGTTTCAAGTGCTGGGCGATTCATACGGCAATGTCGTCTGCCTGGGAGAGCGGGAGTGCAGCATACAGCGCAGGCACCAGAAATTACTGGAAGAGTCTCCTTCCATGCATGTTTCAGAAGATCTCAGGCATCGCGTGAGCAGAGCGCTGGAAAGCTGCCTTTCTTCCATTGGCTACGTCAACGCGGGGACCGTTGAGTTCCTCATGGATGAACGTGGCAACCTGCATTTCATTGAAATGAATACGCGCGTCCAGGTGGAGCATCCGGTCACGGAAATGGTTACGGGAATCGATATAGTTAAGTCACAGCTTCTTATCGCCGGCGGTGCTTGCATCAATGACCTGGTTCCTTCAGTTACGCGCTATGGACATGCCATAGAATGCCGCATCAATGCCGAGCATCCGGAGAAATTTACTCCGTCAGCGGGAACCATCAAAACATTCCGCCTCCCCGGCGGCAATGGCATACGAATAGATACGGCTGCATATGCTGGCGCTACCATTCCACCTTATTATGATTCACTTGTGGCCAAATTGATCACTCACGGCCGCGACCGTACAGAAGCTATCATGCGCATGCGAAGAGCACTGGAAATGTTTGAAGTGGAAGGAATCCATACCACTATTCCGCTTCACAGACGTATTCTCGACGATGATGGATTCGCAGAAGGAAACATCGATACAAAGTATCTGGAGCGGCTATTCGCGCCGCAAAACAGCGCCCGTGCCGCCTAG
- a CDS encoding acetyl-CoA carboxylase, biotin carboxyl carrier protein: MNQEELKELIYYLSQKDISEFSIEREDLAVRIKRRVEVQNDADASILSTLLPGNAGFVGAGQLSAARADAPVSSNAEAKEEQLQMLKSPWVGIFHSSKASNSQPFLSKGDTVKVGQVVGMVDVLRLMHEIHSDFAGEVHEVIVSDREPVEYGQPLFAVRPEKTN; this comes from the coding sequence ATGAACCAGGAAGAGTTGAAAGAACTTATCTACTATTTATCTCAAAAAGACATATCAGAATTTTCAATCGAGCGCGAGGACCTGGCCGTCAGGATCAAACGCCGTGTGGAAGTTCAAAATGATGCCGATGCTTCGATCTTATCAACATTGCTTCCCGGTAATGCGGGCTTTGTTGGCGCTGGCCAGTTGTCCGCGGCCCGCGCTGACGCGCCTGTTTCAAGTAACGCCGAAGCCAAAGAAGAGCAGTTGCAAATGCTGAAATCACCGTGGGTCGGCATATTCCATAGCTCCAAGGCATCCAATAGCCAACCTTTTCTCAGTAAGGGAGACACGGTGAAGGTAGGGCAGGTGGTGGGCATGGTGGATGTGTTGAGACTCATGCATGAAATCCACTCTGATTTTGCCGGAGAAGTACATGAAGTAATTGTGAGCGACCGGGAACCAGTTGAATACGGTCAGCCTTTATTTGCCGTCCGCCCGGAAAAGACCAACTAA
- a CDS encoding sigma-70 family RNA polymerase sigma factor, which yields MGAVAVKTTLSESELIHRILAGERELYYDLIAPYERMVYVSAMSLLHNEAEAEDCAQDAFLKAFCHLPEFKGESKFGSWLVRIALNEAKMKLRKTRADLYDSLDNAVDGEDDEYIPQTLGDWREIPSEALERKEVQELLQKAVAKLSERYRLVFVLREVQNLGVATTAQILGVSEAVVKTRLVRARLQMKDMLAPAFKNGRLFSRHPFKKGKNPWL from the coding sequence ATGGGAGCGGTAGCGGTAAAGACGACGCTTTCTGAATCCGAACTGATTCACCGCATCCTCGCCGGTGAACGAGAGCTGTATTACGACCTGATAGCTCCTTATGAACGGATGGTGTACGTCAGTGCCATGTCATTATTGCATAATGAAGCAGAAGCCGAAGACTGCGCCCAAGATGCTTTCCTAAAGGCATTTTGCCATCTTCCGGAGTTCAAAGGCGAAAGCAAGTTCGGCAGCTGGCTCGTCCGCATTGCGCTGAATGAAGCCAAAATGAAGCTGCGGAAAACGCGCGCTGACTTGTATGACTCGCTCGATAACGCGGTGGACGGCGAGGACGATGAATATATTCCCCAGACTCTCGGTGATTGGCGCGAGATACCGTCAGAAGCGTTGGAGCGCAAGGAAGTGCAGGAATTGTTGCAGAAGGCTGTTGCGAAGTTGTCGGAACGATACCGCCTCGTGTTTGTGTTGCGCGAAGTTCAGAATCTGGGTGTGGCAACAACAGCGCAAATACTTGGCGTAAGCGAAGCAGTGGTAAAGACCCGTCTTGTGCGGGCGCGGCTTCAAATGAAGGATATGTTGGCTCCCGCGTTCAAAAATGGCCGCCTTTTCAGCCGACATCCTTTCAAAAAAGGAAAAAATCCATGGCTATGA
- a CDS encoding zf-HC2 domain-containing protein → MAMTCKDVWREVSNYIDNTISPEMRHELELHLSYCRHCTAIIDGVRNVVVLVADGRLFSLPVGFSARLRARLNKELLS, encoded by the coding sequence ATGGCTATGACCTGCAAGGACGTCTGGCGCGAAGTATCAAACTATATCGACAATACTATTTCGCCCGAGATGCGCCATGAGCTGGAGTTGCATCTATCTTATTGTCGGCATTGCACTGCAATTATTGATGGTGTGCGCAATGTTGTTGTTCTGGTAGCGGACGGACGGCTTTTTTCTCTGCCCGTTGGCTTCAGCGCTCGTCTCCGGGCGCGGCTCAACAAAGAATTGCTTTCCTGA